The DNA segment cCAAGACCACTCATCTCAACATGAGTTGAGACAAGTTCACGATATAGTCAACAAAGGTAAAATTCTCCATATAACGTTTAGTTACTTTTATGGAGCCTAAACTGTGGTATCATTTTGCGTTAATTTTATAACTTAACACCTCAATAATCTGTAGGATAATGCGCATTTTGAACAGAGACAGACATGAATTTCTCGATGTGTTTTGAATGAAAGTAATATGTTATTTCATTAATCACGTCCATATTCATGAAATCAGTTATGAGTGAAATGATATGGACTAATTAATaactattgttttcatttatgtaGGTCTATCAACttacattcatgcaaagttaaattaacgttttataaaatttaagtatGTTTTATCAGTTCCATGTGTGGACAGAACCAGTTATGCAAAAAGCGAGGAAGAGGATTGcgatgtttatgtaaaaatgGATGGGAGGGGGATAAGTGTACCGCCGACGTAGACGAATGCAAGAAAACCCCATGCAAAAGTTTTGAAACGTGCATAAACACAATTGGCTCTTTCGCATGCACGTGTCCTGCCGGGTGGCAAGGTTCTAGCTGCGCTAATGATGTAAATGAATGTTCACGAAACCCATGTAATAATTCTGGAACATGCACAAATACAGGCGGTTCCTACTTTTGTAACTGCACTGATGGATGGAAGGGTATCAGTTGTGACGAAGATGTGGATGAATGTGCTTATCAGCCTTGCAATGATACCTTGGTTTGTCACAATTCACATGGTTCCTTTTCTTGTGAAGTACCACCTGCTCTCGATAAAGGTAAATGTACTGAATACATATTCCATGAATTTAACCGCTTTCCACATTAGACAGGACCTTATCAATATCATCCGAATTCACAATAAATACTCCAACTGTACATTTTATCTCGGTTTAAAAATAGTTTTCGGTGAGCTTAATTTTCCTCTTTAAGCATAGATAAGTTACACTTCTacaaaatgtagcattttttcTCAAACTCATAATTATTCAACTGAGGGTTGTCTTTGGAGAGACTGGTTATGATGTAATACGTTACAGATATAATTTACATTTAGTTACACACCCAACGCTATGGAAAGGTATTTTTTCCTGCAATGACTGAGAAAGTTTTGACggttttatctattgttttttatACGTGTACACAGTTGACTTGGGAGGACTGAACACTGGTGTTATTCTTGTTGCCAGCCTGGGCGGACTATTGCTTCTGGTGTTCGGTATTTTCATTCTGATTATGGTAAAAAATAAATGGTAAGTATAATGCTACTCATAAGTGGACTTTTGGAAAGATATAGAGAGCAAAGCGATTCAAATCACAAAAGATGATAGGTATgcataacagtttaaatgtatgGTATTCATAAGTTTATGATATATCAAATggcaaatattataataataataactttattttaagaaggtgacatattaagagtacatagtatacatacaacttatttccaatatcGCCTTCTACAAAGATGTTAAGCACAATGTTatcatatgtcaaacactttttaaaaatgcCTATGTTGAACATAAACttctaaacaaacaatttttgcAATGTATCAATAGGGGTGAATGAAAAACTGTTCTTAATAATTACTTACCTGTATGCACTTAGAACACTTTGTCTCTGACCCCTCATAATTGCTTTAAAGCAATCTAACGTACGTTATTTTAAGAATGTATTGTCAAGCAGAAAAACCATTATTGACCATTGATTACACCCTCATGTCGTGTAATAAGTCAGATGGTATTCTTCATAAGTATTTAAGTCTGAATTACTCAGGACTAGAGTAGTTTTCACCCATATGTAATTTCTTTTACAGTAAAAAGAATCGTGAAAAACGTATAGGGAAAGCAGTTGTCCTACCAGAAAAGCAAGCATTTCCTGCACGAGGTTTCGCTGCGCCTCAAACTATACGTCAGGGATTTGTGTACCAACAAGACAAGCAGACCGTGAAGCAACAAGGTCTTGAGTTTTGACTGTTGACTGTTGTGGGCTAGATAAAGGTTTTCATTCTACAGAAAAAAGAAGTGCTTTGACTAAAGATATAAAAGGGATTTTATGTTGCTTTTGTGTGTTTTGTGCTTACTGCGTTTTAGTAAGAAGCTACTTTTTCAATATGTTCAAATGAGTGTTTGCTTATGAGACAAATATTGAAGTTGTTAAATAAACCGTGCAAATGTTTGATGAGTTATTAGTCCTTAGCATGGTTGCTATTTTATTTGTTAGTAAAGGGCGAATAGTAATCTCGcattaaaataataaagaaatagtACTAGATTTTTACTTTGCCAGTATAAAGTATCTCTGCTTGAGATGCCTGCTAATATATAAGAGAAAAGATATCCATTGACAAAAGCACTTTTATGCAAACACAATGCCTAGAAATTAACGAAAACACCAAAAGTTGTCCCAAATTCTTGTTTCACATGATTCTGCACACGTATTTTCAGTATACTGGCATACTTCAGGTGTAttaatcaaaactaatttcatatgGTGTATaaacacaattcaagaaaataaGCATCCCTACCTTAAACTGGCCATGACATGTGTTATTATATTTGTGACAtaccaaaatataataaaaatgtatgagATGCATGATAACCTTACCCTATTAATATTTTACATGCATATATCACTGATGATAACAATATGCAAATACATAAATCTAGATGCGAGgcaatcaaaatgtttaaagcatGATTAAGAATTCAGACTTTGTTTATCAGTGTGAGAGACTTTCTAtctttttatatcatttatattatatatctatattaacAGTAGTCTTTAGCGACCAAGCGGTGGCCGTAACTTCTCAACATACTTTGTctcatttttgttataatttctagTTAGCAATATACGTAATGGTTTTGTTGCAACTATTGAAGTATGATCAGTTTTCCTCATATAACTGTTTGAACATGTGACAGGCGTAAACCTTACCAAAGGACCAGACTTTAACATTGTTGGAAGAGAAACACAAGCAAGCACTACGTGTGAAATACAATGTAATTTAGCTGAAATCTTTGTATTTTCCTGATGAACCTCCATGAAAGACGCTAGCCCGTCTGGTCCACCGAGACTTGGATTGAACAAACTGTTGTTATTGTTATCAGCGAATGGTTTCGACGATGGATAAAAATCTCTTCAAGCtgcagaaaatgtctgattactctcgtAAGACTGCCGAGTGTGGTAGGAGTTTTTTGGTGTTATTTCTAGAGAACGCTCGCTAGCTTGCAATCACCCTGTCTTCCGTTATCATTTTCAGGTAaacctgggtttttgacgtttcattcctggtctTTATTGTACCCCCTGAACAACGAGGTTGTAAgtgtgtatactggtttcaggttgtctgtctgtccgtccgtctgtttgcccgtagacacaatcttatgcGCACCAGCTCTCCATATCCTCTTGACATAATTTAATGGCTTAATtaacttcacacaattgatcacatgatagctctagttttacaTATGGTGTTATTTTCTTTAAGACAGAGTTCTGGAGGCTTATGATTggatttcagactcctgtgaatATACTACCTATATGCCATCTTTTCTTTGATAAGAAGAATGTTAAAGTGTTCCATATATAATTCTATGTTTTATGCTGATCTCTAAGCGGCCAAATGTTTGAGCATAACAGGGCCTAGTACAGAACCTGCAAAACACCTTcacaagaaacaacaacaacaaagaaaaacatactGGTAAGGGTTCAAATTTTTAGTAGTAGTATTAGCTTGAACGTAATACTGTCAGTAATAGTTAAACAAGTACTGCAATCCCCATTCATCTTTTAGTACATCCTTGTGTGAATAACTAATTGAACGGGCTTGGCTGTGGACTTGTCTAACCTAATATAAATCGGAGCGATTTTAAATCGTTTCTAATCCAGGGCGATGGAATGGTAATGTTTATAATTCTATTCGtaataaataaattctttattagaaaaaaatatacgaAAAGCTCAACACCAGCACgatataacaataattttacaGTTCCTTTCACTGACGTTTCGGAACTATCCATTTTCAAGATAAGCAAGTCAAACGGAAGCTAAGTAAGATAGATATCTTTAAGATAGATATCTTTTATTCCCCCAATAATGGAGggtacaacataattatatacaagtaTATGTACAATAATACAAAATGTCAGTAATTAATACAGCACTTACAAATACAGTTACAAACTAGCATAACATTAAATGTAATTACTTAGCTCTAACAAAAACACACATATAGTTGGACTTATATTTAGATAACATATATCTCGAAAGTATCGAAAGGCATAAATCCAGTATtctatatatacacatgtaaatGTTAAAGCCATACCAGGACAGAAATATAGCAAATACTTTCACATCAAAATATCGACAGCCTAGTCAATGAAACCGAAAATACTAAACAAGTTTTTTCcatagaaaatattcaaaaatagaCAATAGGAATTAACAACATTTGGAGTTGAAACCACTTGGTTGCAATGTTTTAACAGTTTGACTGTAACGTTGAAAtgtacatttgatattttattgggAACTTTATGCAGGAAATTTAAGTCACTAATGACATATCTCCCTTATCCATCGATTTTCGCCTATAAAACTGGGCTCTGATGTAAAACACATGTATCATATACTTCAATGGTGTGTCATATTGACagtattttatctgtttatatgAACATCTTTTGAAAATTTCATATGACAATAACAAGGTTTTCGTAATAAAGTATGCAACAGAACAATGGTCTAAAAAGTACATTCAAACCCAAAACATACATCCTTACAGTCTAGGTTAAATGGCGTAATAGTGAGATTAGTTATCCGGCTGGTCAATaagaataaacaacaacaacaactcgaCAATTACATGTTTTTGGCtaatgaaaagtaaaaatatgatacTTATGGCTTGTACAACAAGCGTTAAATAATGTCAAACCAAATACCCGATTTAGTACGCCCCTGAGTTCACGtacatttaaaatagttttgcttgCCAATATATTCAGcatttgtgataaatattttctctttatattttcaaatagatattttttctggtTTATCATGTAATATAAATCGTGTTTTCTGTATATTGCATGTaaattaagataaacatttagttgACCTTTTGTTCCTTTATTTAGCTGAAAGTGTCTTGCATAAATCGACGGatcaaaatagaaacaaaacaatataaggCCTTTTCGAAAAGCCatgaaaaataatttccattgagAACAGCGAGACTTATATCAAGACAGTCATGTTTTGTCTGAATGCTCTTATCCATATAACAGTTAATTGTGTCATTTTAAAGTAATCTACAAGTGAACATGTTATATGTTTTCTATTATATTCTGCTTTTTCATTCTGTTACTGATGCATGCTGTTTAACGTGATTATTACCATTTCTGAATAATTGATTAGGTGCAAAATAACTACTAAagtgtctttttaaaaaaaatcatcttttctttttgCTTAATTGAGAAATGTTCCGAAATCGAGGCAAGCTTCTTACTCTTTTTACAGCTATCATATACAAACATGGATTATATTAATCATTTGGGTTTTATAGCACAACAAAGTTAAACTTGCGTGCTATCAGCAATAACAATGAGAGATCATTTTCTACTTATACTGGTTTTCTACTGTTTACTcagttataaacaaaatttaataaaatctgaagcTTTTAATAACTCTCCATTTTCTAGCGAAGACTATTACAAAAGAGGATACATTTAGGAAATCCTGCTGATAAAGATGTCATTGTAACTTGAATTATTGAGAAGAAACGTATAGCAAATGCATGAAATTATCTATCATTTAAAATCCCATAATGCACCTTCCATAAGTGTCAAAGAAGCAGAATGTTAAATTGCCCATGTTGATGCCTATATGAAATATTCAAAACCACtatcagttttgaaattttatatttaatggACAGCATTTTAATTAtctaaaatgctatttttgatTATCTTATTACCtctacatataaatgtatatgagGTGAGTTTTAAAGACTTTCTCTGTTATTTTCATAAATTCTTTTGATCGATTCCTTACAAAGTTTACAATATGTCgtttttgtttatcattttataattagCTATCACAAAGGACTGAATAACAGTGCATGTTTAAGTTTGTGAAACATCTgataaaagtttgtttgtttgtttataagtttattaaTAGTCGGTAACACCTATgggtgactcctccagaagattgttagtaattttagtaggaggatagtgcaagatacagaagacgctccaattccagaagctttcctggttcttcagcgtgccaggtgtaaagcacccatacacgggattcttatcccagtgttagtaattttttgttggaggggggggggggggcggggacccgaactcacgacccatggtttcgtagtcagacagtgttaccgctggaccactgcgtccgctgtCTGATAAAAGTATGTCGCACTTGTTCTTAAATACAGGCGGTGGTTGTCAACGTAAGCACCACAAATGTCACGCAATGTGGAGACCAGGAATGCCTGCATTATGCACTGTGTACAAATGATGGAAAGGCTTGTCGGTGCCGACATGGCTATCAAGTAAGTGAATTTACAAGTTActtaaaatttaacatgaaaactaTGCAGATTAAGAAGAAAAATGTGCTTCTATAATTAGATTCAGAGAGCATTGAtctacaatttataattacaagaCACTAAAAAAATCTTACAGTCACCATTTTTGTGAAACGTGGCATTCAGAGTAAGATGCTTCTGTTCAGTTGGCGAAATATGACAATACATCTACATCCGGTTTTAACGCCTACCTTTGACATGTCACGGGAATTAAATAACGCCTTTTTTCCATAAAGGTAATGACAACAGGCTAGAAGACAGACAAAGATGCTCAGTCACAATTGGTAGAAAACTGTATTTCATGGAGTATTCCACACTATTAAAAAGAAAAGCGCAGCTTCCAGCACACCATAAACGAAATGTGTTTCGAAATTTTCGAGTCGTTATATCTTCTTTCAAATAGCGTTTAGTCTGCTAGTGTCTTGCTTTGTTACGAggatctttctttttattttattaactaaATAGTACTGGACAGAAAAATGTAGCATCTAACGCTCAAAATGATGCCAGTCTAACTAGCTCTGTATATAAAGGTATATCATGGAGACAAAGCATCATACTGTATAACAGAGACCGGAAGTGTCCGCCGCTCATCCGGAAGACTGCAGAATGAACGCCCCTGAAAAATGCGTAAtacatacgttttttttttaccaataagATCCCGCTTTCGTCACAGTCGAACTAAACGTAAATATTAACTAAAAAGTATACAGTTTAAACTACCATAATAAGAATACGAAAAACGTACAAAtcattacatatataatataaacagTCAGGTAATAACAGAAGGTGCTCAGGCATATCGCGAAAAAATGGGCAAAATGTGGCATTTGTCGGACTAATCTGCCTATATATCGACATCTACGGTTTTCAATATCATCAATGGTTTTTGTAAATCtctttttttctgctttttatcTAATTGATAGTACATGGAACTGAAATAGATTTGGTGTTATTTATCTATGTACTCTTTACCGGAAGGGCGATAGGTGTCAAAATGATGTTAACGAATGTGAAATGGGAGCCCCTTGTTACCACAGAGGATATTGTGAGAACACATTTGGAAACTGGAGGTAAGgtgtttgcattttttaaaaagcttttatcGCAGCCTACTGCtccattttttatgaaatatttattagtACGTTAAGTGTGTTGAAACATCAGCGAACAACCGTTTTAACTAAGTGAAATATGTataattgataataataatactattCATGATACACGTGTAAGGTCATCTCGAGCATAAGggtcgtgtgtgtgtgtgggggggggggggggggggagagagtcTGAAATAGCCTGTGATGACAACGTGAAGACTAGTATTTGTGAGAGATGCCGAGAGGAGAGAAGAAACAAAGAGGTGCTGAAGAAAAGATGAAAAAATGATTGatctataattatatatgttgtttatttctgtatttgatataagaaggtcctttggaagcttagaatgcagccaagcaaagtaatagcagactcggttcatTGAAGAGTCGCGCCTTCGGTCAGCAAGAGATGTGAATAAATTTACAATTTGACTGTCGGTTAATTGCCGCCACAGTTAGCGAGGTAATGAGATAGTTTTGTATTCGTTTCAGTTGTGATTGTTTAGAAGGTTGGAAAAATGGTGTTGATGTTCATTGTGAGGTTAAAACTAACCAAGATATACGCTTCCGGAAGTGTGTGCCGGAATGGATGGGAGACATGTGTCAGGACCAATGCCTCAATGAGTAAGTATTTCTGGATCAAGtataatacatacatataccTTATCACGATTCTTTTACATGTATTCTCTCTTAATTCTAAAAAAAGCATTTTTCGTAAACAAGATTTCTTTATTAAAGTACGCGAAtgtaaaaggggtttaggagatgaaCGCAATTGTAATGCGAATGCACGCGACTGAATGTTTTGTATCCTATATAATTCTTAGGCAGCTTTCGAACATACCGAGTGTTAAGATAAAAAGACATACCTCACATCAACCCTCACTTCACCGGACATGCACATTAGAATAACCTGAAAAATAATACTCGTACACAAATGATTATTCTTTGCGGATACTGAAACGTACTGTAGCTTAATAACattaactgaatattttatataaagagGATACCTGTTAAAGATATCCAACGGGTATCTTtaactaaaacattttatatttagatatttacttcttACCTCTAGATGTATATCTATGACTGAAGTTGTTCCAGGTCTTCAATAAAATTACATCAGTTCTACACAGTGCAAGTctgtaaaactttcaaaaatgtcttttgaaaacatttaaactttaaaactctGTAAGTTTCTGtaagaaatttgatttttatcacaATAATAAAAGGTATGAACAAGAAACGGTTGTTTTGGTGCTTGTTTCGGTCACATGACcaaaaagttcaaggtcaaaattgaaCTTGATTATTTGaggtcaaaatgtaggtcactagatcaagttATGGAAAAATCTCGTTAACGCTCTAGAAGCCACATCAGTCCTCACAGTGCTTTGATTTaatggtagtacacatttatactgtgttcagccatACATGTATACAGCGTGTACTATTTTTAAGCTAATTATAAACGtgttatttttctgtttacatATGTAGTATTTGTTCAggttttcaaatataataataataacttgggTCTTGTATACCTTTCAGCAGAATAAGTATGTCTACTTGTGCATTGTATATTTAATCCCTACCGGTGGAACAACGGAGGGGCCTATAGAAATGCCCTCCTTCCGTCCGTTCCTTCGCAAATCTGGATCTTGCtgtaactcaaaaagtattcaagccatgttaataaaacttggtatgtgtataGTGCGCGCACATGACTTATgcttagtcaaaggtcaaggtcactgctgACGGTCAagtgaaaattgtttctgctccataacttttatatgtattGATAAAGTATCTTAGTGTTACACACAagcgttccccatgatgagacgatgtgtcaacgcatgatctatgcttgtcggttaaaggtcaagttcactgttcaaggtcaagaaaaaatttgtttctgctatatattactaattgcattgaaggattttttggcactacacagaaatgttccccatgattagaaaATGTGTCACGCACATGacctatgtcaaaggtcaaggtcactaaggtcAAGGCcaagtaaaattgttttgcaCCGGTAGGGTACTTCTGTATTGCCTCTGCAATACTCCTTCGCTTGTTTTATTAGTTCTATGTGTGGACAGAACCAAATATGCAGGAAGCGAGGAAGAGGATTGCGATGTTTATGCAAAAATGGATGGGAGGGGGATAAGTGTACCGTCGACGAAGACGAATGCAAGAAAAGCCCATGCAAAAGTTTTGAAGTTTGTATAAACACTGTGGGTTCTTTCACATGTACGTGTCAAGCTGGACGGCAAGGTTCTAGATGTACcgatgatataaatgaatgtttgGGAAATCCGTGCAACAATGCTGGAACATGCACAAATACGGACGGATCCTACTTCTGTTACTGCACAGATGGATGGAACGGTATAAACTGTGACAAAGATGTTGATGAATGTATTAACCAACCTTGCAATGATACCTTGGTTTGTTACAACACGCCTGGTTCCTTTTCTTGTGATGTATCACCTAATCTGGAAAAAGGTAAACGCACTTACTGAATAGATATAACTTAAATTGAACCGTCTTCTACTACAAACAGAGCTTacgttatacattgtatatataaagtttaattaaattagaaataatacataaaattgtGAACATATTTGTAAACTCTGTATGCCATATCATGTCTTTCTTAAacgatttttgttttcaaaaattgtacctttttgaaatttcaaaattaacttCTGGTATTTGAATCGATCTTTTTTTCTTATAAGAGGTTGTTTCGATTCTGccggtaaataaaaaaaacactttaaaccaGTTAAATTTAAGAGTTATGGCGATGAGACATTTTGCTTTTTTGCTATTCCTAATTCTTTATTGACATGAGTGCAGTTGACATTGCAGGATTAAAAAGTACGACTGTAATTGTTGTTGCAAGTCTGGGTGCGCTTCTGCTTTTCATCACTTTCATATTGATCACTGCAAAGAGTAAATGGTATGTATTAGCCTTTGATAATTAAATGATATTACGGACATACAATCAAATTGTCGCTAGATAGGCCCTTTGTTTCCTGACACATGACCAAACATGCTAAATGTATACAGCTTGCCAGATTGGGATTGAAAATGctgatcatttcttttcaaattgcAGTTGTTTCCGAGACTAAAGACATAGGTTGTATATAGCCACACGTCCCTTTCATAAATTTAGTTCTTCAATGGTTCATACTGATTTACAAGAAAATCGTTAAGTAAATTTCTAAACAAGTTATATACGATAGTGCTTAACGGAAGTTCAATTATTTAGTGTTTCTTACATTAAGTCATGTTAAGTTGAACATCAGCCTTATTCTCTTGATCATAGTCTCTGCATTTCCAACCTCCTTTCCCCCTGCAATCCACTATTTCCAGTGCTGACAAAATTTCTCTGTTTTAGACGCTCTGTGAGCAGACCTAATATTTCATTGTATCATTTATAAAACAAGGTCAGCTTTGTGTAAAACCTAGTCAAAGGTCCGTTAATTATACCGATGCTCAAcataactgaaactgaaatatcTGAGAAGTACCACGACCAGTTaagcaaaaaaaagaaacagccTTCACTTAGAAAGAACCTCCTTGGGTTTATTTATTGCAACAACTAGTTCTCATCTTGCAAATGCATTTGCGACAGCTCGTTCAGAAAGCAACGTAAAATGCCTGTGTGATTGGAATGTTTTGGACTTTTtcggtatttttaaagaaaaaaagccTGTCGTAATACCGTCCCGTCGATACGGATCGAAACAATATAAGACTACTTTACAACATTCATGTCATAGCATCGAAAAGGTGTACCTGTTCTTTAGACTGACGTGCACATTGTTTGAATACTTTCAGTGCTTTGTAGTACAAATATACTGAATGTCCGTAATAATTATATAGAGGAAGTGGCGATTCGCAAAGAACGAAATGGCATGTTATATATACAGGTGACCCTTATCTCTGGAATCAAATACACGTCATTCgattttttcttcgaaaattgGACTCGTTAGAACAGTATTGTCTTTCGTATTAGGTGCATTGATATTTTTTAGGTTATATGCTGTGTAGAATATATAATCCATTGCacgttttttgtttttacaaacatGCTTTTTACAGTCGAGGAAATCATGCACAACGCAGAGGAAGAACGGCTGTGCAACCAGAAGATCACACAACTCCCGAACAGAAGTCCAATGTTTCTGTAGCACAACAAAGCAAACCAGATGCAAAAAGAAAAGTTCTTGACTTCTGAAAGTTATATGAGTTTCAAATATTGTTGTAACCTTAAAGACGTTTTCCTTTGGAAGTACAGATTTGAATCATAGCCACATTTACGGTAGTTTGCTAAAAATCTATACAAAACATGTTAGAAAGGTGAACGgttagaaaaatatcaattttgccTTTGACGCATAATTTTACTGCCAATTATAGTATTCTGTagggaatacattttttttaacatttcacaaAGTTGGTTTCAGTATGTGTGTGATACATTAATCTAGATACCCCGAGTAGCGAATGTATCTTCAGAATTTTCTCCTTCAATTTAGTAAACCAATAGTTCTCCAAATTTCAGTGGAGGTAACCAAGAAGGTCTCATGAACCTAAAGTACATTGTATAGCGTGCTATTTTAATTACGTTTAACAAAAGATCAAAGGCGACGGTTGAAACAAAATTGTatgacatgtacaatttgaaACAATAAAGAGACactaaatgttaatatatatagAGGCTTAATTTTTTTACCTTATTACGTTTCATCCTGACCGTCCTTgacatatttttacatgtattagTACAAATACTGTAACGCCGTATTATGCCTGATATCTTTTTTATATAAGCCGTGGGACCGAAGAGTAAATGAAAAGAGTGATGTTATTATGAGACATAGCTTCTTTAAAGGTTGTGAAAGAAAGCAGCAGCTAAAGTAACTTTACCGGTTCTCGCTCTCGAGATTGCCATTCTACAGATGCGGTACAGACTTTCTTGACCAATGATCTACAGAGCCGCTCTGCAAATCCGGTACCGACTTTCTAGACCACTGTTCTTCAGAGCCATTCTACAAAGTCTGTACCGACTTTCTAGACCACCGTTCGAGCCGTTCTACAAATATGGTTCCGACTTTCTGGACCACCGTTCTAAACAGTCATTCTACAAATCCTTTACTGACTTTCTAGACCAGCTTCTACAGAGCCGTTCTACAAAATGGGTACCGACTTTCTAGACAGCCGTTCTACAAATCCGGTCCAGCGTTCTACAAATCCGGTAGCGACTTTCTGGACCACCATACTAAAGAGCCATTCTACAAATCCTGTACTGACTTTCTAGC comes from the Mercenaria mercenaria strain notata chromosome 9, MADL_Memer_1, whole genome shotgun sequence genome and includes:
- the LOC123547567 gene encoding protein jagged-1-like, whose amino-acid sequence is MKVFFIFLLLHVKNLQALRNNVATKNITQCGSMTCLHYAMCTDDGMACQCHRGYKGDSCQDDLNECDMGDPCYHRGKCENTFGKWRCNCLQGWKNGGGEHCEIKINPKWKCTQGWMGDKCQDQCLNDSMCGQNQLCKKRGRGLRCLCKNGWEGDKCTADVDECKKTPCKSFETCINTIGSFACTCPAGWQGSSCANDVNECSRNPCNNSGTCTNTGGSYFCNCTDGWKGISCDEDVDECAYQPCNDTLVCHNSHGSFSCEVPPALDKVDLGGLNTGVILVASLGGLLLLVFGIFILIMVKNKCKKNREKRIGKAVVLPEKQAFPARGFAAPQTIRQGFVYQQDKQTVKQQGLEF
- the LOC123546322 gene encoding fibropellin-1-like, which codes for MLFLIILLPLHINVYEAVVVNVSTTNVTQCGDQECLHYALCTNDGKACRCRHGYQGDRCQNDVNECEMGAPCYHRGYCENTFGNWSCDCLEGWKNGVDVHCEVKTNQDIRFRKCVPEWMGDMCQDQCLNDSMCGQNQICRKRGRGLRCLCKNGWEGDKCTVDEDECKKSPCKSFEVCINTVGSFTCTCQAGRQGSRCTDDINECLGNPCNNAGTCTNTDGSYFCYCTDGWNGINCDKDVDECINQPCNDTLVCYNTPGSFSCDVSPNLEKGLKSTTVIVVASLGALLLFITFILITAKSKCRGNHAQRRGRTAVQPEDHTTPEQKSNVSVAQQSKPDAKRKVLDF